From the genome of Thermococcus chitonophagus, one region includes:
- a CDS encoding energy-coupling factor ABC transporter permease, whose translation MHIPDGLLSLPVIIVTYAVTIGVVGYSLRKLKNLPEDKIPLLGLFAAGIFAAQMVNFPIIGGVSGHLLGATLVAILLGPYAAVIVITAVLLIQTLLFGDGGVTAIGANILNMGIIGAFLGYYLYSRLKAINEQLAIAVASWTSVVTGAALVAVEIGVSKSLPFMKVLSLMVGYHAVIGIGEAIITLAVVNAVRTKLPELQGVPA comes from the coding sequence ATGCACATTCCCGACGGTTTGCTAAGCCTCCCAGTTATCATTGTAACGTACGCTGTAACAATAGGAGTCGTCGGCTACTCCCTTAGGAAGCTAAAGAACCTTCCAGAGGATAAAATTCCATTACTCGGCTTATTTGCCGCGGGAATATTTGCGGCCCAAATGGTCAACTTTCCAATCATTGGAGGAGTCAGCGGTCACCTGCTTGGGGCAACGCTAGTTGCGATACTTCTTGGACCCTATGCCGCGGTAATAGTGATCACTGCAGTTCTGCTGATTCAAACCCTGCTGTTCGGCGATGGGGGAGTAACGGCTATAGGCGCGAATATACTCAACATGGGTATCATTGGTGCCTTCCTGGGGTACTACCTGTACTCAAGGCTTAAGGCTATTAATGAACAGCTTGCGATAGCTGTAGCTTCCTGGACTTCAGTTGTCACCGGAGCAGCGTTGGTTGCCGTGGAGATTGGAGTAAGCAAGAGCCTACCCTTTATGAAAGTGTTGAGCCTAATGGTTGGCTACCACGCGGTGATAGGCATTGGGGAGGCCATAATCACGCTGGCAGTTGTTAACGCGGTTAGGACAAAGCTTCCTGAGCTTCAGGGGGTGCCGGCATGA
- the acdAII gene encoding acetate--CoA ligase I subunit alpha encodes MLDYFFNPKGIAVIGASNDPKKLGYEVFKNLKEYKGGKVYPVNVKEEEVQGVKAYKSVKDIPGEVDLAIIVVPKKFVKDTLIQCGEKGVKGVIIITAGFGETGEEGKREERELVEIAHKYGMRIIGPNCVGIMNTHANLNATFITVAKKGSVAFISQSGALGAGIVYKTIKEDIGFSKFISVGNMADLDFAEIMEYLADTEEDKAIALYIEGIRNGRRFIEVAKRVTKKKPVIALKAGKSESGARAASSHTGSLAGSWKIYEAAFKQSGVLVANTIDEMLSMARAFTQPLPRGNRVAIMTNAGGPGVLTADEIDKRGLKLANLEEKTIEELRSFLPPMAAVKNPVDMIASARGEDYYRTAKLLLQDPNVDLLIAICVVPTFAGMTPTEHAEGVIRAMKEVNNGKPVLAMFMAGYVSEKAKELLEKNGIPTYERPEDVASAAYALVQQARNVGKLEVE; translated from the coding sequence ATGCTCGATTACTTCTTCAATCCTAAGGGAATAGCTGTTATTGGCGCTTCTAATGATCCAAAGAAGCTCGGTTATGAAGTTTTCAAGAATCTAAAGGAGTACAAGGGCGGAAAAGTTTATCCAGTGAACGTCAAGGAAGAGGAAGTTCAAGGTGTCAAGGCCTACAAGAGTGTCAAGGACATCCCAGGGGAAGTTGACCTCGCAATAATAGTCGTCCCCAAGAAGTTCGTCAAAGACACCTTAATCCAGTGCGGAGAGAAGGGGGTAAAGGGAGTCATAATCATAACGGCAGGCTTCGGAGAGACGGGCGAGGAAGGAAAGAGAGAGGAGAGAGAGCTAGTTGAGATAGCCCACAAGTACGGAATGAGGATAATAGGACCGAACTGCGTTGGAATAATGAACACCCACGCGAACCTAAACGCAACTTTCATCACCGTTGCAAAGAAAGGAAGTGTTGCCTTCATAAGCCAGAGCGGAGCGTTGGGAGCTGGAATAGTGTACAAGACGATAAAGGAGGATATAGGGTTTTCGAAGTTCATAAGCGTCGGAAACATGGCAGATTTGGACTTCGCTGAGATAATGGAGTACTTAGCAGATACTGAGGAGGACAAAGCAATAGCTCTGTACATAGAGGGAATAAGGAATGGTAGAAGGTTCATAGAGGTTGCAAAGAGGGTAACGAAGAAGAAGCCCGTAATTGCGTTAAAGGCAGGAAAAAGCGAGAGCGGGGCTAGGGCGGCTTCATCTCATACTGGTTCACTCGCTGGAAGCTGGAAGATTTATGAAGCAGCATTTAAGCAGAGCGGGGTTTTAGTGGCGAATACTATCGATGAGATGCTGAGCATGGCAAGGGCATTTACGCAACCGCTACCAAGAGGAAATAGAGTTGCAATAATGACGAACGCTGGAGGTCCTGGGGTCCTTACGGCGGATGAGATAGACAAGAGAGGATTAAAGCTGGCTAACTTGGAAGAGAAAACGATAGAGGAGCTTAGATCATTCCTACCACCGATGGCTGCTGTGAAGAACCCAGTGGACATGATAGCCTCCGCGAGGGGAGAGGACTATTACAGGACTGCAAAGCTTCTCCTGCAAGATCCAAACGTTGATCTCCTAATAGCGATCTGCGTAGTTCCAACTTTCGCCGGAATGACTCCTACTGAGCACGCTGAGGGCGTTATAAGGGCCATGAAGGAGGTAAACAATGGAAAGCCAGTTCTCGCAATGTTCATGGCAGGTTACGTTAGCGAGAAAGCTAAGGAGTTGTTGGAAAAGAACGGAATTCCAACATATGAGAGGCCTGAAGATGTAGCTTCTGCCGCCTATGCTTTAGTTCAGCAGGCCAGAAATGTTGGAAAGTTGGAGGTGGAGTGA